The following proteins are encoded in a genomic region of Ornithinibacillus sp. 4-3:
- a CDS encoding GyrI-like domain-containing protein produces the protein MLKELNQAVEYIEENLCEDINWKEWFKAHAINEYHFKTIFFHLTGLTLNEYIKKRRIAMANEDLLKGLSVTDVAYKYAYQSIDGFTRAFKKELGYLPSEVQKHNIKQMFSKLHFSIEVKGGDSMEYKIVKMPAFTLAGVKSRVPMQFEGVNQEIVKLVESITTEQKELMHELMNLDPKEVVNASYDADYLFQEEKGDLTHFIGVLTTETNIDEKLDTYFVEVNEWAVFPNEGKFPETLQNTMADIYAKWLLSSDYIILPLPSFSFTHMKEDGINAYSEIWIPVEKKSE, from the coding sequence ATGTTAAAAGAACTCAATCAAGCAGTTGAATATATTGAAGAAAATTTATGTGAGGACATTAACTGGAAGGAATGGTTTAAAGCTCATGCTATCAATGAATACCATTTCAAAACAATTTTCTTTCATTTAACAGGTTTAACCTTAAACGAGTATATCAAAAAAAGAAGAATTGCCATGGCAAATGAGGATTTATTAAAAGGTCTATCAGTGACTGATGTTGCTTATAAATATGCTTATCAGTCTATTGACGGTTTTACTCGAGCATTCAAAAAGGAGCTAGGTTATCTACCGTCTGAAGTTCAAAAACATAACATAAAACAAATGTTTTCAAAGCTACATTTCTCAATCGAAGTAAAGGGAGGAGATTCTATGGAATATAAAATAGTAAAAATGCCAGCGTTTACCTTAGCTGGTGTCAAATCAAGAGTACCGATGCAATTTGAAGGGGTTAATCAAGAAATAGTAAAACTTGTAGAGTCTATAACGACTGAGCAAAAGGAATTGATGCATGAATTAATGAATCTTGATCCTAAAGAAGTTGTAAATGCATCCTATGATGCCGACTATTTATTTCAAGAAGAAAAAGGTGATTTAACGCATTTCATTGGGGTACTAACAACTGAAACCAATATTGATGAAAAACTTGATACGTATTTCGTTGAGGTAAATGAATGGGCAGTATTTCCAAATGAAGGAAAATTCCCAGAGACACTACAAAATACGATGGCAGATATTTATGCCAAATGGTTACTAAGCTCTGATTACATTATTCTGCCATTACCTTCATTTTCATTTACCCATATGAAAGAAGATGGAATAAACGCTTATAGTGAGATCTGGATTCCAGTTGAGAAGAAATCTGAGTGA